One genomic segment of Mangifera indica cultivar Alphonso chromosome 6, CATAS_Mindica_2.1, whole genome shotgun sequence includes these proteins:
- the LOC123219801 gene encoding LOW QUALITY PROTEIN: U5 small nuclear ribonucleoprotein 40 kDa protein-like (The sequence of the model RefSeq protein was modified relative to this genomic sequence to represent the inferred CDS: inserted 2 bases in 1 codon): MDVVTLPRENENALSPVGPRPMEWSTVPYNPSQAPGPNGKQRTSSLESPIMLLTGHQSAVYTMKFNPXIASGSHDRDIFLWYVRGDCKNFMVLKGHKNAILDLHWTIDGSQIISASPDKTLRAWDVETGKQIKKMAEHNSFVHSCCPSRRGPPLVVSGSDDGTAKLWDMRQRGAIQTFPDKYQITAVSFSDASDRIFTGGIDNDVKVWDLRKGEVSMTLQGHQDMITGMSLSPDGSYLLTNGMDCKLCIWDMRPYAPQNRCVKILEGHQHNFEKNLLKCGWSPDGSKVTAGSSDRMVYVWDTTSRRILYKLPGHTGSVSEC; the protein is encoded by the exons ATGGATGTTGTTACACTTCCAAGAGAGAATGAAAATGCTTTGTCTCCAGTTGGGCCGAGGCCAATGGAGTGGTCAACTGTTCCTTATAATCCTTCCCAAGCACCAGGGCCAAATGGGAAACAACGGACATCAAGTCTAGAATCACCAATTATGTTGTTGACAGGCCACCAGAGTGCTGTATACACGATGAAGTTCAATCC GATTGCTTCTGGTTCCCATGACAGAGACATCTTCCTTTGGTATGTGCGTGGAGATTGCAAAAATTTTATGGTTCTTAAAGGGCACAAGAATGCAATTCTGGACCTTCACTGGACTATTGATGGATCTCAGATAATATCAGCCAGCCCTGACAAAACTCTCAGGGCATGGGATGTTGAAactgggaaacaaattaaaaagatgGCAGAACACAACTCTTTCGTGCATTCTTGTTGCCCCTCTCGGAGAGGACCTCCTCTTGTTGTTAGTGGATCTGATGATGGAACTGCTAAACTATGGGATATGCGTCAGAGGGGTGCCATCCAAACATTTCCAGATAAATACCAAATAACAGCTGTCAGTTTCTCCGATGCTTCCGATAGGATCTTCACTGGTGGCATCGACAATGATGTCAAGGTCTGGGACTTGCGGAAAGGTGAAGTAAGCATGACACTTCAGGGCCATCAAGATATGATAACAGGGATGAGTTTGAGTCCTGATGGCTCGTATCTCCTCACTAATGGCATGGACTGCAAGCTCTGCATATGGGATATGCGTCCATATGCACCACAAAACCGCTGTGTGAAGATCTTAGAAGGGCACCAACACAACTTCGAAAAGAATTTGCTGAAATGTGGTTGGTCTCCTGATGGAAGTAAGGTCACAGCCGGTAGTTCAGATCGGATGGTTTACGTATGGGATACAACTTCACGGCGCATCTTGTATAAGCTCCCTGGCCATACTGGATCTGTCAGTGAGTGTTAA
- the LOC123219657 gene encoding uncharacterized protein LOC123219657 produces MTTNIVEFFNALTRTARALPITILVEFLRSTLQYWFFNRRNMTGERSHPLTPYAEDKLAQHVFKSANMVVKPINMQQYEVHDSRQQVFIMNLLYRTCDCGKFQHSQISCAHVAAIAKYNNLSDCVGWVSTYYSIEYLRRVYEEDINPLGDQSTWAPSNMSVIYPPVMEQ; encoded by the exons ATGACGACCAATATTGTCGAGTTTTTCAATGCTTTGACACGGACTGCTCGCGCTTTGCCTATTACTATATTGGTAGAGTTTCTTCGAAGCACGTTGCaatattggtttttcaatagacGAAACATGACTG GTGAGAGATCTCACCCGTTAACACCATATGCTGAGGACAAGCTTGCTCAACATGTGTTCAAATCTGCCAACATggttgttaaaccaatcaacatgCAACAATACGAAGTTCATGATTCACGACAACAAGTGTTCATCATGAATCTTCTATATCGAACGTGTGATTGTGGAAAATTTCAACATTCCCAGATTTCGTGTGCACACGTTGCAGCTATAGCAAAGTATAATAACCTATCGGACTGTGTAGGCTGGGTCAGTACGTACTACTCTATTGAATATTTACGTAGGGTGTACgaagaagatattaatccactagGGGATCAATCAACTTGGGCACCATCAAATATGTCTGTGATTTATCCTCCAGTGATGGAGCAATGA
- the LOC123219658 gene encoding pumilio homolog 12-like — protein sequence MNPSTSSDSDSESSNSSPDRLCQDFANLQVDNNSVQRPSGFPLAKRISIPARGPYSESIWAVDSFCNGGYSYNFKPGGPSSSSSSSSINNFPSTSCSFSEPPSILTSSLRSNKVLDMGVHEILLMAKDEEGSKFLQEGLSLPGDSRIVSRVFEIALEFTLELMTSKHGRFVFGKLIESCDEDHLRVITFKIVSEVDLFLNASIDINGSSCIKKLIRVLGRSKTNFLAQIMSTLGRFFGYLMVNRTGSSIILLSLDNCYIRKNDFVYQAALEHCLSLANHEQGCISMNNFIDEMKGSRRKQILQLISMNAVCLAKNPFGNYVLKHVLDLEDPGLIEKICLMLRGHVIDLSMMKGGSHVVEKCLKFQEFMYYAVEEFLRSNRTVEVANHSCGNYVMQTALRETRRVDRGLHDRLVMKLRENLTELLQFGHGRHVYKLICS from the coding sequence ATGAACCCCTCAACTTCTTCTGATTCTGATTCTGAATCTTCGAACTCAAGTCCTGATAGACTTTGTCAAGATTTTGCAAACCTTCAGGTGGATAATAATTCAgttcagagaccttcaggttttcCTTTAGCTAAACGTATCTCAATTCCAGCTCGAGGTCCGTATTCGGAAAGCATCTGGGCTGTTGATAGTTTCTGCAATGGCGGATATAGCTACAATTTCAAACCTGGAggcccttcttcttcttcttcttcctcttcaatcAATAACTTCCCATCTACAAGCTGTTCTTTCTCTGAACCACCGTCGATCCTGACATCTTCCTTGCGGAGTAATAAGGTTCTAGATATGGGAGTTCATGAAATTCTTCTAATGGCTAAAGATGAAGAGGGCTCGAAGTTTCTCCAGGAAGGTTTATCTTTGCCAGGGGATTCCAGGATTGTTTCCAGGGTGTTTGAGATCGCCCTGGAATTTACCCTGGAATTGATGACTAGCAAACATGGACGTTTTGTATTCGGAAAATTGATTGAATCCTGTGACGAAGACCACCTCCGAGTGATTACCTTCAAGATTGTTTCGGAAGTTGACTTGTTTCTCAATGCATCCATTGATATAAACGGCTCATCCTGTATCAAGAAACTGATCCGAGTGCTCGGTAGATCCAAAACGAACTTCCTGGCACAAATTATGTCCACCCTGGGAAGATTTTTCGGGTATCTAATGGTTAATAGAACCGGATCCTCCATAATTTTGCTGAGTCTAGACAACTGTTATATCCGGAAGAATGATTTTGTATACCAAGCAGCTTTAGAACACTGTCTCTCCTTGGCGAATCATGAACAAGGATGTATCTCGATGAACAATTTCATCGATGAGATGAAAGGTTCGCGCAGAAAACAAATTCTTCAGTTGATTTCAATGAATGCAGTGTGCCTGGCGAAAAATCCGTTCGGTAACTATGTTCTAAAGCATGTTCTAGACCTTGAGGATCCAGGATTGATTGAGAAAATTTGCCTGATGCTGCGAGGCCATGTGATCGATCTTTCAATGATGAAAGGGGGGAgtcatgtggtggaaaaatgcCTGAAGTTTCAGGAGTTTATGTATTATGCAGTTGAAGAGTTTCTCAGAAGCAACCGAACTGTGGAAGTTGCTAATCACAGTTGCGGAAACTACGTGATGCAAACAGCATTGAGAGAAACAAGGAGAGTCGATAGAGGCCTCCATGACAGACTTGTGATGAAACTTAGAGAAAATCTCACTGAGCTCCTCCAGTTTGGACATGGAAGACATGTTTATAAGTTGATTTGTAGCTAG